In one Acidimicrobium ferrooxidans DSM 10331 genomic region, the following are encoded:
- a CDS encoding DUF3040 domain-containing protein, with protein sequence MALNEEEQRILQEIERSFYESDPAFADRVRSETVYRHAGRNLKWAIAAFVVGLAFTILTFTTSVILGAVGFLVMLGAAYAFERNVRRIGRASLSDMARSGRGPFGSIGRRFNRPDDSQ encoded by the coding sequence ATGGCGCTGAACGAAGAGGAGCAACGGATTCTTCAGGAAATCGAGCGCTCCTTCTACGAGAGTGACCCCGCCTTCGCCGATCGCGTCCGCTCGGAGACCGTGTACCGGCATGCTGGACGCAACCTCAAGTGGGCGATCGCGGCGTTCGTCGTGGGACTCGCCTTCACCATCCTCACCTTCACAACGTCGGTGATCCTCGGCGCAGTCGGCTTCTTGGTCATGCTGGGAGCCGCGTACGCCTTCGAGCGCAACGTCCGTCGTATCGGTCGGGCGTCCCTGAGCGACATGGCGCGCTCTGGTCGCGGCCCGTTCGGGTCCATCGGTCGGCGTTTCAACCGCCCGGACGACTCGCAATGA
- a CDS encoding HNH endonuclease codes for MTAGVLVLNASYEALGVVSVERAVGMVVDGDVDVVDVTDLVLHSPSTAIRVPSILRLQRYVRIPATRRIAPTRRAIFARDGYRCQYCGGPAENVDHVIPRSRGGRHVWENVVAACRACNAAKSDRLPAEAGMHPRREPRAPAARTGWLLTVGVRRPEWEPYLRAAWGDSARDLLLGGGDDGRELARREERTHAHSRAAR; via the coding sequence ATGACTGCCGGGGTCCTCGTGCTCAACGCCTCGTATGAGGCCCTCGGTGTCGTCAGTGTCGAGCGTGCGGTCGGGATGGTGGTCGACGGGGACGTCGACGTCGTGGACGTCACCGACCTCGTGCTCCACTCGCCGTCGACGGCGATTCGTGTTCCTTCGATCCTGCGTCTCCAGCGCTACGTGCGGATACCGGCGACGCGTCGGATCGCACCAACGCGGCGCGCCATCTTCGCACGCGATGGTTATCGCTGTCAGTACTGCGGGGGGCCTGCCGAGAACGTCGACCACGTCATCCCGCGCAGCCGTGGCGGCCGACACGTCTGGGAGAACGTGGTCGCCGCGTGCCGTGCCTGCAACGCTGCCAAGAGCGATCGGCTGCCGGCCGAGGCGGGGATGCACCCTCGACGCGAGCCTCGTGCGCCGGCCGCGCGTACTGGTTGGTTGCTCACCGTTGGGGTGCGTCGGCCCGAGTGGGAGCCGTACCTTCGAGCGGCCTGGGGAGACTCAGCTCGGGATCTCTTGCTTGGCGGCGGCGACGATGGCCGTGAGCTTGCTCGCCGGGAAGAGCGGACTCACGCTCACTCGCGCGCTGCCCGGTAG
- a CDS encoding methyltransferase family protein, whose protein sequence is MERVPPPVVLPIGVAVASGLARVDRLPSRLRRSIGGALLVAGAGLAGWAALTMEASGTSPDPRKPPEALVSSGPYRFTRNPIYLGMLSAQAGAAFITARPSLVFGALVAGVFLDQFVIAREERELAERFGDAYAEVVARTPRWLVRR, encoded by the coding sequence GTGGAGCGAGTACCGCCTCCTGTCGTCCTCCCCATCGGCGTCGCGGTCGCCTCTGGGCTCGCGCGCGTCGATCGGCTGCCCTCCCGTCTGCGGCGATCGATCGGCGGCGCCTTGCTCGTGGCTGGGGCCGGTCTGGCTGGTTGGGCGGCGTTGACCATGGAGGCGAGCGGAACGTCCCCGGATCCTCGCAAGCCCCCGGAGGCACTGGTCAGTTCTGGGCCGTATCGGTTTACGAGGAACCCGATCTATCTCGGCATGCTGAGTGCGCAGGCCGGCGCGGCGTTCATCACCGCTCGCCCATCGCTGGTGTTCGGGGCCCTCGTCGCGGGCGTGTTCCTCGACCAGTTCGTCATTGCACGCGAGGAACGTGAACTCGCCGAGCGCTTCGGCGATGCCTACGCCGAGGTCGTCGCTCGGACGCCTCGGTGGCTCGTGCGCCGGTGA
- a CDS encoding TIGR02206 family membrane protein, whose translation MSSIEGDENGTSTTMSTPIAPTTGPYLATVGVLGVAGAIGIAASRRSPRAAHWVGWIIAIAIAADAASDAVAVALAPHASLAANLPLSLCDAAAFIAAIACVVPRRWLVEVVWLWGIAGTLQAIITPDLAVRFPHLVFFEYLVGHVGVVVAAFYLTIGRGIHPRPSAPWRVLAISIAYTAFDGLIDWATGADYMFLRRPPAEHTMLSLLGPWPWYIVSAVPVALLLFSILTLPFVVADHRRTSHRGVRATTSA comes from the coding sequence ATGAGTAGCATCGAAGGTGACGAGAATGGCACGAGCACCACGATGAGCACGCCGATCGCACCTACCACAGGTCCGTATCTCGCCACGGTTGGCGTGCTTGGCGTCGCCGGCGCCATCGGCATCGCGGCCTCGCGTCGATCACCACGCGCCGCCCACTGGGTGGGATGGATCATCGCCATCGCCATCGCAGCGGACGCCGCGAGCGACGCGGTCGCCGTCGCCCTCGCACCGCACGCCTCCCTGGCAGCGAATCTGCCGCTCTCGCTGTGTGACGCGGCTGCGTTCATCGCTGCGATCGCGTGCGTCGTACCCCGACGCTGGCTCGTCGAAGTGGTCTGGCTCTGGGGCATCGCCGGCACGCTGCAGGCGATCATCACCCCAGACCTTGCGGTTCGCTTCCCCCACCTCGTGTTCTTCGAGTACCTCGTCGGCCATGTCGGTGTCGTCGTGGCGGCCTTCTACCTGACGATCGGTCGTGGCATCCATCCTCGACCGAGCGCTCCCTGGCGTGTCCTTGCCATCTCGATCGCCTACACGGCCTTCGACGGCCTCATCGACTGGGCAACCGGCGCGGACTATATGTTCCTGCGTCGACCACCCGCCGAGCACACCATGCTGTCGCTGCTCGGCCCCTGGCCCTGGTACATCGTGAGCGCCGTCCCGGTCGCACTGTTGTTGTTCTCGATCTTGACACTGCCATTCGTGGTGGCAGATCACCGGCGCACGAGCCACCGAGGCGTCCGAGCGACGACCTCGGCGTAG
- a CDS encoding IS3 family transposase, giving the protein MAHQEAEGVPVAAPCRVARVSRQAYYAWRRWRERGPDQEHLVLASELRAIWEASDGTYGSPRVTHELRRSGYCVNHKRVERLMRELEMAACPPRRFVRTTRREEEAPLPDLVSQNFAPGEPKRRYVSDITDVRSDEGFCYLATVADLGSRRIVGWSLGRRMPDDLVVEAICGALGTRGSLAGAIFHSDRGSQYLSRKVRQLCATLGLRQSVGRVATCYDNAVAEAFFGSLKRELVGRYRFANLAEARSAIATWIQRYNTVRLHSSLGYLPPVEYELSWACREVAVA; this is encoded by the coding sequence ATCGCTCACCAGGAGGCCGAGGGCGTCCCAGTAGCGGCGCCATGCCGAGTAGCGAGGGTCTCTCGCCAGGCGTACTACGCCTGGCGACGCTGGCGCGAGCGCGGCCCTGACCAAGAGCACCTGGTGCTCGCGAGCGAGCTTCGCGCCATCTGGGAGGCGAGCGACGGCACCTATGGCAGCCCCAGGGTGACCCATGAGCTGCGACGAAGTGGTTACTGCGTGAACCACAAGCGGGTGGAACGCCTGATGCGCGAGCTCGAGATGGCAGCGTGCCCACCCCGGCGCTTCGTGCGTACCACGAGGCGGGAAGAGGAAGCGCCACTGCCGGACCTCGTGAGCCAGAACTTCGCCCCTGGTGAACCGAAGCGCAGGTATGTGAGCGACATCACCGACGTCCGAAGCGACGAGGGGTTCTGCTACCTCGCCACGGTGGCAGACCTTGGCTCGAGGCGGATCGTGGGCTGGTCACTTGGGCGTCGCATGCCCGATGACCTGGTGGTCGAGGCGATCTGCGGAGCACTCGGGACTCGGGGCAGCCTGGCTGGGGCGATCTTCCACAGCGACAGGGGCAGTCAGTACCTCTCCCGGAAGGTTCGCCAGCTGTGCGCAACGCTCGGGCTTCGCCAGTCGGTGGGCAGGGTCGCGACCTGCTACGACAACGCCGTCGCCGAAGCTTTCTTCGGGAGCCTGAAGCGCGAGCTGGTGGGTCGCTACCGCTTCGCGAACCTCGCCGAGGCTCGCTCTGCCATCGCTACCTGGATTCAGCGCTACAACACCGTCCGCCTGCACTCGAGCCTCGGGTACCTACCGCCCGTCGAGTACGAGCTCTCCTGGGCCTGCCGGGAGGTGGCCGTGGCCTAA
- a CDS encoding transposase, which produces MVLDQHRTIAEVARELGINEQTLGNWVRQERIDRGEREGLTSAEREEMTRLRRQVKQLTMERDLAKRCLAFADPARATSDPLPLDRSPGGRGRPSSGAMPSSEGLSPGVLRLATLARARP; this is translated from the coding sequence TTGGTGCTCGACCAGCACCGCACCATCGCTGAGGTCGCTCGCGAACTCGGCATCAACGAGCAGACCCTCGGCAACTGGGTCCGTCAGGAACGCATCGACCGCGGTGAGCGAGAAGGCCTGACGAGCGCCGAGCGCGAGGAGATGACCCGGCTGCGCCGCCAGGTCAAGCAGCTCACCATGGAACGAGACCTGGCGAAACGTTGCCTGGCCTTTGCGGATCCTGCGAGGGCAACCAGTGACCCGCTACCGCTGGATCGCTCACCAGGAGGCCGAGGGCGTCCCAGTAGCGGCGCCATGCCGAGTAGCGAGGGTCTCTCGCCAGGCGTACTACGCCTGGCGACGCTGGCGCGAGCGCGGCCCTGA
- a CDS encoding GIY-YIG nuclease family protein encodes MWGGSIGKSNGDVASRMNDLYTTGVPLPFECHFAAEVADASTLERKLHQLFSEARVNPKREFFRIEPERVVLAISIAPHTPIQVTEPELDADDQVALNSMRQRRSNLRIEALDIPVGAVLTFSRDETMDVTVLPGNRVEFEGENLSLSAAAVKALQRIGLRTTSAQGGAYWMYGGETLEARRQRLEAVQFDDGEDRA; translated from the coding sequence ATCTGGGGCGGCTCAATCGGCAAGTCGAACGGCGATGTAGCCTCACGGATGAACGACCTTTACACGACCGGCGTCCCACTGCCCTTCGAGTGCCACTTCGCCGCAGAGGTCGCCGACGCAAGCACATTGGAACGCAAGCTCCACCAGTTGTTCTCCGAGGCGCGGGTCAATCCGAAGCGCGAGTTCTTCCGAATTGAGCCAGAACGAGTCGTCCTGGCCATCTCCATCGCACCGCACACGCCGATCCAGGTGACGGAGCCAGAACTCGATGCCGACGACCAGGTCGCGCTTAACAGCATGAGGCAGCGTCGATCGAATCTGCGCATCGAGGCGCTCGACATCCCGGTGGGCGCGGTACTGACGTTCTCGCGAGACGAGACAATGGACGTGACCGTCCTGCCTGGCAATCGAGTGGAGTTCGAGGGCGAGAACCTGAGCCTGTCCGCGGCGGCCGTCAAGGCTCTACAGCGGATCGGTCTGCGGACAACGTCGGCACAGGGTGGGGCCTACTGGATGTACGGTGGAGAGACGCTCGAAGCGCGCCGTCAGCGCCTCGAAGCGGTGCAGTTCGACGACGGCGAGGACCGAGCATGA
- a CDS encoding transposase: MGTSRRKFTLEYRTEAAHRVIDSGRSVPEVARELAIGEHNLYRWVREERRRIEAANATGSPPLTAQERTELIRLRRELEELRKDNEFLGKAAAYFAAKPPSKRDSR; this comes from the coding sequence ATGGGGACGTCGAGAAGGAAGTTCACCCTGGAGTACCGGACCGAGGCGGCCCACCGGGTCATCGACAGCGGCCGGAGCGTCCCAGAGGTGGCCCGTGAGCTCGCGATCGGGGAGCACAACCTCTATCGATGGGTGCGGGAGGAGCGCAGGCGGATCGAAGCAGCAAACGCCACTGGCAGCCCGCCCCTCACGGCGCAGGAGCGCACCGAGCTCATCAGGCTGCGCAGGGAGCTCGAGGAGCTGCGCAAGGACAACGAGTTCCTGGGAAAAGCAGCCGCGTACTTCGCCGCGAAGCCACCAAGCAAGAGAGATTCGCGCTGA
- a CDS encoding IS3 family transposase: MEAEYARFEIKRMARLLEVSRAGYYRWRRTQVAPSRRACARRDLENRVVAVHQASSGTYGARRITAALLAAGVVTSHNTVAAAMARRGIAGISPRRFRPATTHADPKAIYPPDLVARKFDPGRLHALWTSDITYLALAGAMAYLCVVRDEHSRRVLGWSVAERMETTLVLEALGQAVAVRGSHAQGVIWHTDRGSQFSDHRVVAFCARHGITRSMGRTGTCYDHASAESFWSIFKHEFFYRHAFGDLAELRRGIQSYIQFYNHQRSCSKIGYLAPVVFEHLVAEEARVK; the protein is encoded by the coding sequence ATGGAGGCGGAGTACGCTCGCTTCGAGATCAAACGGATGGCACGCTTACTCGAGGTCTCCCGGGCTGGCTACTACCGATGGCGACGCACCCAGGTAGCACCGTCGCGTCGGGCATGTGCAAGACGCGACCTCGAGAACCGAGTGGTCGCGGTCCACCAGGCATCCTCTGGCACCTACGGCGCACGACGGATCACGGCGGCACTCCTCGCCGCTGGCGTGGTGACGAGCCACAACACGGTGGCAGCAGCGATGGCCAGGCGCGGCATCGCCGGTATCAGCCCCAGGAGGTTCCGCCCAGCGACCACCCACGCCGATCCGAAGGCGATCTACCCACCAGACCTCGTTGCCAGGAAGTTCGACCCGGGGCGCCTGCACGCCCTCTGGACCTCGGACATCACCTACCTCGCTCTCGCCGGCGCGATGGCATACCTGTGTGTGGTGCGCGACGAGCACTCGCGGCGGGTGCTCGGATGGAGCGTCGCGGAGCGCATGGAGACCACGCTCGTGCTCGAGGCCCTCGGCCAGGCCGTCGCGGTGCGTGGGTCCCACGCGCAGGGGGTCATCTGGCACACCGACCGAGGGAGTCAGTTCAGCGACCATCGAGTTGTGGCCTTCTGTGCCCGACACGGGATCACGCGCTCCATGGGGCGAACCGGCACCTGCTACGACCACGCGAGCGCGGAGTCCTTCTGGTCGATCTTCAAACACGAGTTCTTCTACCGCCACGCCTTTGGCGACCTCGCCGAGCTGCGCCGCGGCATACAGAGCTACATCCAGTTCTACAACCACCAGCGCAGCTGCTCGAAGATCGGCTACCTTGCCCCAGTCGTCTTCGAGCACCTCGTCGCGGAGGAGGCTCGCGTGAAGTAA
- the thiL gene encoding thiamine-phosphate kinase: MDTNWREDEVIEAVIGAGSASLAIGDDTATIAPSSKSRVWCSDLVVDGVHVEVDRWPLAAIAHKAVAVNLSDLAAAGATPEATLLALACPPAIDARAIAVAVAEAADRLGAPLVGGDTTRGATLTLCVTALGQVDGTPLTRRGARSGDHLLVTGPLGAASAGLRRVLAGEAPEALPRHLHDALFAPQPRLAHGQLAASYGASAAIDVSDGFSLDLHRLADRSGVGFELDHVPIAPDATLADALGGGEDYELVIAIHDPSALIDACRAAGLREPIVVGRIVADARQRTLGGEPLAPRGWIHGASSPDITR; encoded by the coding sequence GTGGACACGAACTGGCGCGAAGACGAGGTCATCGAGGCCGTCATCGGCGCCGGATCGGCTTCGCTGGCGATCGGCGACGACACGGCAACCATCGCTCCCTCGTCCAAGTCGCGCGTGTGGTGCTCCGACCTCGTCGTCGACGGTGTCCACGTCGAGGTCGACCGGTGGCCCCTCGCGGCGATCGCACACAAGGCGGTCGCGGTGAACCTCTCGGATCTCGCGGCCGCTGGTGCAACACCGGAGGCAACCCTGCTCGCGCTCGCCTGCCCACCAGCGATCGATGCCCGCGCCATCGCCGTCGCGGTCGCGGAGGCAGCAGATCGCCTCGGCGCGCCCCTCGTCGGTGGAGACACCACACGGGGAGCCACGCTGACGCTGTGCGTGACCGCGCTCGGTCAGGTCGATGGCACCCCGCTCACGAGACGTGGCGCCCGCTCAGGTGACCACCTGCTCGTCACCGGTCCGCTCGGTGCGGCCTCGGCGGGCCTACGACGCGTGCTCGCAGGAGAGGCCCCCGAGGCACTCCCGCGCCACCTCCACGATGCCCTCTTTGCCCCTCAACCACGCCTCGCTCACGGCCAGCTTGCAGCCAGCTACGGCGCGAGCGCCGCGATCGATGTGTCCGACGGCTTCTCGCTCGACCTGCACCGGCTCGCCGACCGATCCGGCGTCGGCTTCGAGCTCGATCACGTTCCGATCGCGCCCGACGCCACGCTCGCCGACGCGCTCGGAGGTGGCGAGGACTACGAGCTCGTCATCGCGATCCACGATCCCTCCGCCTTGATCGACGCCTGTCGAGCCGCAGGCCTGCGCGAACCGATCGTCGTGGGACGCATCGTCGCCGACGCGAGACAGCGCACCCTTGGCGGCGAGCCACTCGCGCCCAGAGGCTGGATCCATGGCGCGAGCTCGCCCGACATCACGCGGTAA
- a CDS encoding phosphoenolpyruvate carboxykinase (GTP) codes for MGIADANQDVQRWIDEWVRVLEPARVELYLGEREETDRLIDGLIAQGTLRPLDPSRRPRSYVAASDPRDVARLESRTVISTDDPDDAGPTNHWQDPTAMRERLGKLFAGSMRGRTMYVIPFAMGVVGSPFAVYAIELTDSAYVAVSMAKMARVGRAAWDAILGGAPFVPAVHSVGAPLAPSQRDVAWPCDPDNTWIAHFPATSEIWSYGSGYGGNALLGKKCLALRIASVHAREEGWLAEHMLILKLTSPEQRTYYIAAAFPSACGKTNLAMLQPSVPGWRAETIGDDIAWIRPGPDGRLRAVNPEYGFFGVAPGTSRRTNPVAMATISHDTIFTNVAVTPDGDVWWEGMDEPAPSGLITWRGEPYDPAKGPAAHPNARFTVEARQCPTIAPEWEDPNGVPLDAIVFGGRRRDTVPLVAEARSWEHGVWLGATMASETTAAAEGSVGRVRRDPFAMLPFCGYHMGDYVAHWLEVGARAGAKAPRLYVVNWFRRDDEGAFVWPGYGENARVLAWIVDRLEGRAQGVSHPYGTVPAPGELDLAGMAEAPSWDALFGIGDEEWSRELEDARAFVATLAPRFPASLLDVAEAADRAADTDRG; via the coding sequence ATGGGGATCGCGGATGCGAACCAGGACGTCCAGCGTTGGATCGATGAGTGGGTGCGCGTGCTCGAGCCCGCGCGTGTGGAGCTCTACCTCGGCGAGCGGGAGGAGACCGATCGACTCATCGACGGTCTCATCGCCCAGGGCACCCTTCGACCGTTGGACCCCTCGCGGCGTCCTCGGAGCTACGTGGCGGCCTCCGACCCGAGGGACGTCGCCCGCCTCGAGTCGCGCACGGTGATCTCGACCGACGATCCCGATGATGCGGGCCCGACCAACCATTGGCAGGACCCGACCGCCATGCGCGAGCGTCTCGGCAAGCTCTTCGCGGGGTCGATGCGCGGGCGCACGATGTACGTCATCCCGTTTGCGATGGGGGTGGTGGGATCACCGTTCGCGGTCTACGCGATCGAACTGACCGACTCGGCCTATGTCGCCGTGTCGATGGCGAAGATGGCCCGTGTCGGCCGCGCGGCCTGGGATGCGATCCTCGGCGGTGCGCCCTTCGTGCCGGCGGTCCACTCGGTGGGAGCGCCGCTGGCACCAAGCCAGCGAGACGTCGCGTGGCCCTGCGATCCGGACAACACCTGGATTGCACACTTCCCGGCCACCAGCGAGATCTGGTCGTACGGGTCGGGCTATGGCGGCAACGCGCTCCTCGGCAAGAAGTGCTTGGCCCTGCGCATCGCGAGCGTGCACGCGCGTGAAGAGGGGTGGCTCGCTGAGCACATGCTCATCTTGAAGCTCACCTCGCCCGAGCAGCGCACCTACTACATCGCTGCGGCGTTCCCGAGCGCGTGCGGCAAGACGAACCTAGCCATGCTCCAGCCTTCCGTGCCAGGGTGGCGAGCCGAGACCATCGGCGACGACATCGCCTGGATCCGTCCGGGCCCCGACGGGCGCCTCCGGGCGGTGAACCCCGAGTACGGCTTCTTCGGTGTGGCACCAGGGACCTCGCGCCGCACGAACCCGGTCGCGATGGCGACGATCAGCCACGACACCATCTTCACCAACGTCGCCGTCACGCCCGATGGCGACGTGTGGTGGGAGGGCATGGACGAACCGGCGCCGAGCGGCCTCATCACCTGGCGAGGCGAGCCCTATGACCCCGCGAAGGGACCTGCAGCGCATCCCAACGCGCGCTTCACCGTGGAGGCCAGGCAGTGCCCCACGATCGCGCCCGAGTGGGAGGATCCGAACGGTGTGCCTCTCGACGCCATCGTGTTCGGTGGGCGACGCCGCGACACCGTGCCTCTCGTCGCCGAGGCGAGGTCGTGGGAGCACGGTGTGTGGCTGGGCGCCACGATGGCGTCCGAGACCACCGCGGCAGCCGAAGGGTCGGTGGGCCGGGTACGGCGTGATCCCTTCGCGATGCTTCCCTTCTGCGGCTACCACATGGGCGACTACGTCGCGCACTGGCTCGAGGTCGGTGCCCGTGCCGGCGCCAAGGCACCCCGTCTCTACGTCGTGAACTGGTTCCGCCGCGACGACGAGGGGGCCTTCGTGTGGCCTGGGTACGGCGAGAACGCGCGGGTGCTCGCCTGGATCGTCGATCGCCTCGAGGGCCGGGCCCAGGGGGTGTCGCATCCCTACGGCACGGTGCCGGCACCAGGGGAACTCGACCTCGCGGGCATGGCGGAGGCGCCGTCGTGGGACGCGCTCTTCGGCATCGGTGACGAGGAGTGGTCACGCGAACTCGAGGATGCTCGAGCGTTCGTCGCCACCCTCGCTCCGCGGTTCCCGGCCTCGCTCCTCGACGTCGCCGAGGCAGCGGACCGAGCAGCAGACACCGACAGGGGCTGA
- a CDS encoding MFS transporter: MPESSSTNAGEPKPTRHSFLGDLASVGWSHAGQHAYVAGIGIVIPYALTAFHTSYAVIGALLSVAAIAGSALQGLAVVVKRAGARLLLTLQNIGSVVGAAVSALAPNVVIFASGRLIQAAAGWPQHPVGSSFLSSRHPKRRGTVLSWHVTAGNIGTLIAPSITGLAIAIGGWRSALWVLAALLATTAVVTAVGIRSPWRRPIPQAQTTSSARSSVSLWTLLRARPVWTLLLAGTIAAGGQGIGIIGLYAPAYLHDGIHTSTAAITVILTVIYVGAVIGPVAMGQLADRTAHRRTLLINYVLGAAALVGFVVVGAEPLLLALVGLAIGIFSYSELPLRQTVFADHMPRDLERQGFGVFFTVSQTIGAAWVALIGLAVTDLGFRWAFAIMAATFCIAALLVVAGTTRAGRVSASTGS; the protein is encoded by the coding sequence ATGCCAGAGTCCTCTTCCACCAACGCCGGCGAACCCAAACCCACTCGACATTCCTTCCTCGGTGACCTCGCAAGCGTCGGGTGGTCGCACGCGGGCCAACACGCCTATGTCGCCGGCATCGGCATCGTGATCCCCTATGCCCTCACCGCCTTCCACACCTCGTATGCGGTCATCGGAGCGCTGCTCTCGGTGGCCGCGATTGCTGGGTCAGCACTCCAGGGCTTGGCCGTCGTCGTCAAGCGCGCCGGTGCGAGGCTGCTGCTCACGCTCCAGAACATCGGCTCCGTCGTGGGAGCCGCGGTCTCGGCGCTCGCGCCGAACGTGGTGATCTTCGCGAGCGGACGGCTGATCCAAGCCGCTGCCGGCTGGCCACAGCACCCGGTGGGGTCGTCGTTCCTCTCCTCCCGACATCCCAAGCGGCGCGGCACCGTCCTGTCGTGGCACGTCACCGCCGGCAACATCGGCACGCTGATCGCGCCCAGCATCACCGGCCTCGCCATCGCGATCGGCGGCTGGCGCAGTGCGCTGTGGGTGCTGGCTGCGCTCCTCGCCACCACCGCGGTGGTGACCGCTGTCGGGATTCGCAGTCCCTGGCGTCGTCCGATCCCCCAGGCGCAGACCACGTCGTCCGCCCGCTCGTCCGTGTCGCTGTGGACGCTCCTTCGTGCCCGACCCGTGTGGACCCTCCTCCTCGCCGGCACGATCGCAGCGGGCGGCCAGGGCATCGGGATCATCGGCCTCTACGCACCCGCCTACCTCCACGACGGCATCCACACCTCCACCGCGGCCATCACGGTGATCCTGACCGTGATCTACGTCGGCGCGGTCATCGGGCCGGTAGCGATGGGCCAGCTCGCCGACCGCACGGCCCATCGCCGCACCCTGCTCATCAACTACGTGCTTGGTGCGGCTGCGCTCGTAGGCTTCGTGGTGGTCGGCGCCGAGCCACTCCTACTCGCGCTGGTCGGGCTCGCGATCGGGATCTTCTCCTACTCCGAACTGCCGCTCCGCCAGACCGTCTTCGCCGATCACATGCCCCGCGACCTGGAACGGCAGGGTTTCGGCGTGTTCTTCACCGTCTCACAAACCATCGGCGCGGCCTGGGTCGCCCTCATCGGGCTCGCGGTCACCGACCTCGGGTTCCGCTGGGCCTTTGCCATCATGGCCGCCACGTTCTGCATAGCCGCTCTTCTCGTCGTCGCCGGGACGACTCGCGCAGGCCGGGTGAGCGCCTCCACGGGCTCCTGA
- a CDS encoding PPOX class F420-dependent oxidoreductase, whose protein sequence is MLDPLLVELATGANFATFTTLLPDGSPQSSVMWFDIDDDHVLINTEVHRLKYRNVQRDPRVALVVWDHANPYRYVEVRGRVIATEGGARAREHIDRLSERYTGGPYAAPITSERVLLVIEPERQRRQG, encoded by the coding sequence ATGCTAGATCCACTCCTCGTGGAGCTCGCGACCGGAGCGAACTTCGCAACCTTCACCACGCTGCTCCCCGACGGGTCGCCACAGTCGTCGGTGATGTGGTTCGACATCGACGACGACCACGTCCTCATCAACACCGAGGTCCATCGGCTGAAGTACCGCAACGTCCAACGCGACCCGAGGGTCGCGTTGGTGGTGTGGGACCATGCCAACCCCTATCGCTACGTGGAGGTTCGCGGCCGCGTGATCGCCACCGAGGGCGGCGCTCGCGCTCGCGAGCACATCGATCGGCTCTCCGAGCGCTACACCGGCGGACCCTACGCCGCTCCGATCACCTCCGAGCGCGTCCTGCTCGTCATCGAGCCCGAGCGCCAGCGCCGACAGGGCTAA
- a CDS encoding aminotransferase class IV, which yields MAVAWIDGALVDEADARVPVFDHGLVVGDGVFETLVVVGGRAFAIRRHLERLARSAQGMGITLPDLDALRGAIEAVVSTNGYERAKVRVTYTAGDGELGSGRVGGPTRAIVAEAPIELEPATCAVAVAPWPRNERGVLAGIKTTSYAENVVGLAWARARGASEVLFGNLAGNLCEGSGSNVFVVRDGDVLTPPLDAGPLAGVTRALLIERFAVKETNIPLDDLFDERVSEVFVTSTLRFVQGVHRLDDREFEQAPGPVTARAQALLADLVASDIDP from the coding sequence ATGGCGGTTGCGTGGATCGACGGGGCCCTGGTGGACGAGGCCGATGCCCGGGTCCCGGTGTTCGATCATGGCCTCGTCGTTGGCGACGGGGTCTTCGAGACTCTCGTCGTCGTCGGAGGGCGGGCCTTTGCAATCCGACGTCACCTCGAGCGTCTGGCGCGCAGTGCGCAGGGGATGGGGATCACGCTCCCCGACCTCGATGCGTTGCGCGGCGCGATCGAGGCCGTCGTCTCGACCAACGGTTACGAACGAGCCAAGGTGCGGGTGACCTACACCGCCGGTGACGGCGAACTCGGCTCGGGTCGTGTCGGTGGTCCGACGAGGGCGATCGTCGCCGAGGCGCCGATCGAGCTCGAACCTGCGACCTGTGCGGTCGCGGTGGCCCCGTGGCCTCGCAACGAACGTGGCGTGCTCGCCGGCATCAAGACGACCTCCTATGCCGAGAACGTGGTCGGGCTCGCGTGGGCGCGAGCGCGCGGCGCATCCGAGGTGCTCTTCGGGAACCTTGCGGGCAACCTGTGCGAAGGATCGGGCTCCAACGTCTTCGTGGTCCGTGACGGCGACGTGCTCACGCCGCCGCTCGACGCCGGTCCGCTCGCCGGAGTGACGCGTGCGCTGCTCATCGAGCGCTTCGCCGTCAAGGAGACCAACATCCCCCTCGACGATCTCTTCGACGAGCGGGTGTCGGAGGTCTTCGTCACCTCCACGCTGCGCTTCGTCCAAGGCGTGCACCGGCTCGACGACCGCGAGTTCGAGCAGGCTCCGGGTCCGGTGACGGCCAGGGCACAGGCGCTCTTGGCTGATCTCGTTGCCTCTGACATCGACCCCTGA